Proteins co-encoded in one Actinomadura luteofluorescens genomic window:
- a CDS encoding NYN domain-containing protein gives MDRCALFVDAGYLLADGAMAVHGTRHRETVSWDFGGLLQLLGNLARERTGMPLLRCYWYEATVEGRRNPEHDALADLPGLKLRLGRIRPGRREGVDTEIHRDLMTLARNDALADAVLVSGDEDLAQVVADAQDLGVRVTVVHVAVDGNWTISRVLRQECDDLIEIGSGHLRPYVNLLAGVDGGSSLGTSPLSNGHGATNGHASSLGPLQNTSNNGPPPSSPLSIPPATPAPSPAVRDLGPAMTGGLGGGSSPTGGTGLGTGPMSLPGGTGGGLAGSSYGSGGLPLPQHPAPAAGPSSTQAPSMPAPPPSPSPQYTSSPIPAPSPPPPPQTIQSQAAPSGQHGPYTGPQQISPLPVQQTPTLSDAVKAAHQEGQDFGESVARDAPALWLEAVLARKPRMPSDLEARLLQGSSLPIDFLLHDEVRHALRRGFWDALERSRR, from the coding sequence ATGGATCGCTGCGCGCTGTTCGTGGACGCCGGCTACCTGCTGGCCGACGGTGCCATGGCGGTACACGGCACGCGCCATCGCGAGACCGTCTCGTGGGACTTCGGCGGCCTCCTGCAACTCCTCGGCAACCTCGCCAGGGAACGCACCGGCATGCCGTTGCTGCGCTGCTACTGGTACGAGGCGACGGTCGAGGGGCGCCGCAACCCCGAGCACGACGCGCTGGCCGACCTGCCCGGCCTCAAGCTGCGGCTCGGCCGGATCCGGCCCGGCCGCCGCGAGGGCGTCGACACCGAGATCCACCGCGACCTGATGACGCTGGCCCGCAACGACGCGCTCGCCGACGCCGTCCTGGTCAGCGGCGACGAGGACCTCGCCCAGGTCGTCGCGGACGCCCAGGACCTCGGCGTCCGCGTCACGGTCGTGCACGTCGCCGTCGACGGCAACTGGACGATCTCCCGGGTGCTGCGCCAGGAGTGCGACGACCTCATCGAGATCGGCTCCGGCCACCTGCGCCCCTACGTCAACCTGCTCGCCGGCGTCGACGGCGGCTCCTCGCTCGGCACGAGCCCGCTGTCCAACGGGCACGGCGCCACGAACGGGCACGCCTCCTCCCTCGGCCCGCTCCAGAACACCTCGAACAACGGGCCCCCGCCGTCGTCGCCGCTGAGCATCCCGCCCGCGACGCCCGCCCCGTCCCCGGCCGTCCGCGACCTCGGCCCGGCCATGACCGGCGGGCTCGGCGGCGGGTCCTCGCCGACCGGCGGCACCGGCCTCGGCACCGGCCCCATGTCGCTGCCCGGAGGCACGGGCGGCGGGCTCGCCGGATCGTCCTACGGCAGCGGCGGGCTACCGCTCCCGCAGCACCCCGCCCCCGCGGCCGGGCCGTCCTCGACGCAGGCGCCGTCGATGCCCGCGCCGCCGCCGTCCCCCAGCCCGCAGTACACCTCCTCCCCGATCCCGGCGCCCTCCCCGCCGCCTCCCCCGCAGACCATCCAGTCGCAGGCGGCGCCGTCCGGCCAGCACGGCCCCTACACCGGCCCGCAGCAGATCTCCCCCCTCCCGGTGCAGCAGACGCCGACCCTCTCGGACGCCGTCAAGGCCGCCCATCAGGAAGGCCAGGACTTCGGCGAGTCCGTCGCCCGCGACGCCCCCGCGCTGTGGCTGGAGGCCGTCCTCGCCCGCAAGCCGCGCATGCCGTCCGACCTGGAGGCCCGGCTCCTGCAGGGCTCCTCGCTGCCCATCGACTTCCTCCTGCACGACGAGGTCCGCCACGCCCTGCGCCGCGGCTTCTGGGACGCGCTCGAACGTTCGCGCAGGTGA
- a CDS encoding tetratricopeptide repeat protein yields the protein MTHVTEDDLDDLEFDTLRTGDHISAARRLTELAESVSGGVSRANVLLRAGEQWQHAGDHARAAELYRRAMEDGGETYGDPRAYLADALFELGRGDEARALVDQIRADKPRDPEVYRAVAEVLYAQGDATGAHEWAHQRRRRRPGTPRPRRGNRHGRRPRRGPRS from the coding sequence GTGACGCATGTGACGGAAGACGATCTCGACGACCTGGAGTTCGACACCCTGCGCACCGGCGATCACATCTCGGCGGCCCGCAGGCTGACCGAGCTGGCCGAGTCGGTGTCCGGTGGAGTGTCACGCGCGAACGTCCTGCTGCGCGCCGGCGAGCAGTGGCAGCACGCCGGCGACCACGCCAGGGCCGCCGAGCTGTACCGCAGGGCCATGGAGGACGGCGGCGAGACCTACGGCGACCCGCGCGCCTACCTCGCCGACGCGCTCTTCGAACTGGGCCGCGGCGACGAGGCCCGCGCCCTCGTCGACCAGATCCGCGCCGACAAGCCGCGCGACCCCGAGGTGTACCGCGCCGTGGCCGAGGTGCTCTACGCCCAGGGCGACGCGACCGGCGCCCACGAATGGGCCCACCAGCGGCGCCGACGTCGTCCTGGAACTCCGCGACCGCGCCGTGGGAACCGGCATGGGCGGCGGCCCCGACGAGGCCCCCGCTCCTGA
- the pyrE gene encoding orotate phosphoribosyltransferase translates to MSDRDELLQKIKDRAVVHGDFVLSSGKRASWYVDLRRVTLDGSAAPLVGRVMLDETADLDYEAVGGLTLGADPVAAAMLHAAAARGRALDAFVVRKAGKAHGLQRRIEGPDVAGRRVLAVEDTSTTGGSVLTAVEALREAGAEVVAVATILERGAAGRIAEEGLEYRHPYEVADLGLG, encoded by the coding sequence GTGAGCGATCGTGATGAACTGCTGCAGAAGATCAAGGACAGGGCCGTGGTGCACGGCGACTTCGTGCTGTCGTCGGGCAAGCGGGCGTCCTGGTACGTGGACCTCCGCCGGGTGACGCTGGACGGGTCCGCGGCCCCGCTGGTGGGACGGGTCATGCTGGACGAGACCGCCGACCTCGACTACGAGGCCGTGGGCGGGCTGACGCTCGGGGCGGACCCGGTGGCCGCCGCGATGCTGCACGCGGCGGCGGCGCGGGGCCGGGCGCTGGACGCGTTCGTCGTCCGCAAGGCGGGCAAGGCCCACGGGCTGCAGCGCCGGATCGAGGGGCCGGACGTGGCGGGCCGCCGCGTCCTCGCGGTGGAGGACACCTCGACCACGGGCGGCTCCGTGCTCACGGCGGTGGAGGCGCTCCGCGAGGCGGGGGCGGAGGTGGTGGCGGTCGCGACGATCCTGGAGCGCGGCGCCGCCGGCCGGATCGCCGAGGAGGGCCTGGAGTACCGGCACCCCTACGAGGTCGCCGACCTCGGTCTCGGTTAG
- a CDS encoding RodZ domain-containing protein, whose protein sequence is MAALALLIVGGMALVNAIMSEPDKKGPAGASPSGDAGRTTPSSNETTTSPTAPLPLVIRVTGQPTTVVVRVADAGGKVLANSTLNTGDTLQFKEAPLQVVAQNGGSLQVAIYGRLQPRQPNGQRAQWLVKAR, encoded by the coding sequence ATGGCCGCCTTGGCCCTGCTCATCGTCGGGGGCATGGCCCTGGTCAACGCGATCATGAGCGAACCCGACAAGAAGGGCCCTGCGGGGGCCTCGCCGTCGGGCGATGCCGGGCGCACCACGCCGAGCAGCAACGAGACCACGACGTCGCCCACGGCGCCGCTCCCCCTGGTCATCCGCGTGACCGGCCAGCCCACGACGGTGGTGGTCCGCGTCGCCGACGCCGGCGGCAAGGTGCTCGCCAACAGCACGCTCAACACCGGCGACACCCTCCAGTTCAAGGAGGCGCCCCTGCAGGTCGTCGCCCAGAACGGCGGCTCCCTGCAGGTCGCGATCTACGGCAGGCTCCAGCCGCGCCAGCCGAACGGCCAGCGCGCCCAGTGGCTCGTGAAGGCCCGCTAA
- a CDS encoding DedA family protein, which produces MDLTALPLDITEWLHPTAWLQLFGTFATIGVLAIIFAETGLLIGCILPGDSLLFTAGILTAVSTVNGQDFQPLSLPWLLIGGPVAAIAGAQLGHFLGARYGRKLFDRPDSRIFKQEWVEKAEYYFNRFGPAKAVVLARFIPIVRTFLNPLAGMLGMDSKKFFVWNAIGGIVWTDALFLLGHFLGSEVPDVEKYILPGVAVILILSVIPIIREVLKGRKADHGPNKNGPEESRPSLSGDSYR; this is translated from the coding sequence GTGGATCTCACTGCCCTTCCCCTTGACATCACCGAGTGGTTGCACCCCACCGCGTGGCTGCAGCTTTTCGGCACGTTCGCGACGATCGGCGTGCTCGCCATCATCTTCGCGGAGACCGGTCTTCTGATCGGCTGCATCCTTCCGGGCGACTCGCTGCTGTTCACGGCGGGGATCCTCACGGCGGTCTCGACCGTCAACGGCCAGGACTTCCAGCCGCTGTCGCTGCCCTGGCTGCTGATCGGCGGCCCGGTGGCGGCGATCGCCGGCGCCCAGCTCGGCCACTTCCTCGGCGCCCGCTACGGCCGCAAGCTCTTCGACAGACCCGACTCGCGGATCTTCAAGCAGGAGTGGGTGGAGAAGGCCGAGTACTACTTCAACCGGTTCGGCCCCGCGAAGGCGGTGGTGCTTGCCCGGTTCATCCCGATTGTCCGGACGTTCCTCAACCCGCTCGCCGGGATGCTCGGCATGGATTCGAAGAAGTTCTTCGTCTGGAACGCGATCGGCGGCATCGTCTGGACGGACGCCCTCTTCCTCCTCGGTCACTTCCTCGGGTCCGAAGTGCCCGACGTTGAGAAATACATCCTCCCGGGCGTAGCGGTCATCCTGATTCTTTCGGTCATTCCGATCATTCGGGAGGTCCTGAAGGGCCGCAAAGCGGACCACGGTCCGAATAAGAATGGTCCGGAAGAGTCCCGTCCGTCGCTCAGCGGTGACAGTTATCGCTAA
- the fbaA gene encoding class II fructose-bisphosphate aldolase translates to MPIATPEVYAEMLDRAKRDGFAFPAINVTSSQTLNAALRGFAEAESDGIVQVSTGGADYLSGSTVKDMVTGATALAEYARVVAAKYPVNIALHTDHCPKDKLDGFMRPLVKISQERVARGEEPLFQSHMWDGSAVELHENLRIAAELLEECAKARIIMEMEIGVVGGEEDGVANEINEKLYTTPGDALATAEAVGVGEKGRYILAATFGNVHGVYKPGSVKLRPEVLKEIQDAVGAKYGKDKPFDLVFHGGSGSTLEEIREAVSYGVVKMNIDTDTQYAFTRPVAEHMFRNYDGVLKVDGEVGNKKQYDPRSWGKAAETAMAARIVEAAENLQSAGKKLK, encoded by the coding sequence ATGCCCATCGCAACGCCCGAGGTCTACGCGGAGATGCTCGACCGTGCGAAGCGCGACGGCTTCGCCTTCCCCGCGATCAACGTGACGTCCAGCCAGACGCTGAACGCCGCGCTGCGCGGGTTCGCGGAGGCGGAGAGCGACGGCATCGTGCAGGTGTCCACCGGCGGAGCCGACTACCTGTCCGGCTCCACGGTGAAGGACATGGTCACGGGCGCGACCGCGCTGGCCGAGTACGCCCGGGTCGTGGCGGCCAAGTACCCGGTGAACATCGCGCTGCACACCGACCACTGCCCGAAGGACAAGCTGGACGGCTTCATGCGGCCGCTGGTGAAGATCTCGCAGGAGCGGGTGGCGCGCGGCGAGGAGCCGCTGTTCCAGTCGCACATGTGGGACGGATCCGCCGTCGAGCTGCACGAGAACCTGCGGATCGCCGCCGAGCTGCTGGAGGAGTGCGCCAAGGCCCGGATCATCATGGAGATGGAGATCGGGGTCGTCGGCGGCGAGGAGGACGGCGTCGCCAACGAGATCAACGAGAAGCTGTACACCACGCCGGGCGACGCGCTCGCGACCGCCGAGGCCGTCGGCGTGGGCGAGAAGGGCCGCTACATCCTGGCGGCCACGTTCGGGAACGTGCACGGCGTCTACAAGCCGGGCTCGGTCAAGCTGCGTCCCGAGGTGCTCAAGGAGATCCAGGACGCGGTCGGCGCCAAGTACGGCAAGGACAAGCCGTTCGACCTGGTGTTCCACGGCGGCTCGGGCTCCACGCTGGAGGAGATCCGGGAGGCGGTGTCGTACGGCGTCGTCAAGATGAACATCGACACCGACACCCAGTACGCCTTCACCCGCCCGGTCGCCGAGCACATGTTCCGCAACTACGACGGCGTGCTGAAGGTCGACGGCGAGGTAGGCAACAAGAAGCAGTACGACCCGCGCTCGTGGGGCAAGGCGGCGGAGACCGCGATGGCCGCCCGCATCGTCGAGGCCGCCGAGAACCTGCAGTCCGCCGGCAAGAAGCTGAAGTAG
- a CDS encoding winged helix-turn-helix transcriptional regulator translates to MALPRTYDSQNCSVARSLEVVGDRWTMLVIRSAFQGVRRFDDFQDALGVARNVLTDRLNRLCDEGIMRRVPYQQRPERHEYRLTRKGVELWPAVMTLMMWGDRHYAPDGPPLVIGHRGCDGTLTPSFTCGSCGAHLGPADVDPRPGPSA, encoded by the coding sequence GTGGCACTGCCCCGCACCTACGACTCGCAGAACTGCTCGGTCGCCCGCTCGCTGGAGGTCGTGGGCGACCGCTGGACGATGCTGGTCATCCGCAGCGCGTTCCAGGGCGTGCGGCGCTTCGACGACTTCCAGGACGCCCTGGGCGTGGCCCGCAACGTCCTCACCGACCGGCTCAACCGGCTCTGCGACGAGGGCATCATGCGCCGCGTCCCGTACCAGCAGCGGCCGGAGCGCCACGAGTACCGGCTGACCCGCAAGGGCGTGGAGCTGTGGCCCGCGGTCATGACCCTGATGATGTGGGGCGACCGCCACTACGCGCCTGACGGCCCTCCCCTGGTCATCGGCCACCGGGGCTGCGACGGCACGCTGACCCCCTCGTTCACGTGCGGCTCCTGCGGCGCGCACCTCGGCCCCGCCGACGTCGACCCCCGTCCGGGTCCCAGTGCCTAG
- a CDS encoding carboxymuconolactone decarboxylase family protein, which yields MNSHLVRAARRGAEAQIAHVSLVRHAAAQGLVARVYDQVERDFGILAPPVILHSPVPELLAAVWTMLRETLVATGKAERAVKEAAAAAVSLGNSCPYCVAAHSTTLHGLVRGRDATAIAAGRLDEVGDPRIRAIAEWGVRFGTPEVPERPFPPEQAPELVGTAFAFHYYNRMVNIFLGESPFPPSAPARAHGAISRVMGRLMAAGSRARHAPGGSLDLLPPAPPSGDLPWTEGNEVIAAAFARTSAVIDRAGERAVPATVRELLTAELAAWDGRAAEPARIDEAVAGLPAPDRPAGRLVLLTALASHRVGPAVIAEFRRDDGADARLLECLAWAAFTTARAAAA from the coding sequence ATGAACAGCCATCTGGTCCGGGCGGCGCGGCGCGGTGCGGAGGCGCAGATCGCGCACGTCTCGCTCGTCCGGCACGCGGCCGCCCAGGGGCTGGTCGCGCGGGTCTACGACCAGGTCGAACGGGACTTCGGCATCCTCGCACCGCCGGTGATCCTGCACTCCCCCGTCCCGGAGCTGCTCGCCGCCGTGTGGACGATGCTGCGCGAGACCCTGGTCGCGACGGGGAAGGCCGAGCGCGCGGTCAAGGAGGCCGCCGCCGCGGCGGTGTCGCTCGGCAACTCCTGCCCCTACTGCGTGGCGGCGCACAGCACCACGCTGCACGGCCTCGTGCGCGGGCGCGACGCCACCGCGATCGCCGCGGGCAGGCTCGACGAAGTTGGCGACCCGCGCATCCGTGCGATCGCCGAGTGGGGCGTACGGTTCGGCACGCCGGAGGTTCCCGAGCGCCCGTTCCCGCCCGAGCAGGCGCCCGAGCTCGTCGGCACCGCCTTCGCCTTCCACTACTACAACCGGATGGTCAACATCTTCCTGGGCGAGTCGCCGTTCCCCCCGAGCGCCCCGGCGAGGGCGCACGGCGCGATCAGCCGGGTGATGGGCCGCCTGATGGCCGCGGGCTCGCGCGCCCGGCACGCCCCTGGCGGCTCCCTCGACCTGCTGCCGCCCGCGCCGCCGTCCGGCGACCTGCCCTGGACGGAGGGCAACGAGGTGATCGCCGCCGCGTTCGCGCGCACGTCGGCGGTCATCGACCGGGCGGGCGAGCGGGCGGTGCCGGCGACGGTCCGGGAACTGCTGACCGCCGAGCTCGCCGCGTGGGACGGGCGCGCGGCCGAGCCTGCGCGGATCGACGAGGCCGTGGCCGGACTGCCCGCGCCGGACCGTCCCGCCGGGCGGCTCGTGCTGCTGACCGCGCTCGCCTCGCACCGGGTCGGCCCGGCGGTCATCGCGGAGTTCCGCCGCGACGACGGCGCGGACGCCCGCCTGCTGGAATGCCTCGCGTGGGCCGCGTTCACCACCGCACGGGCGGCGGCGGCCTGA
- a CDS encoding maleylpyruvate isomerase N-terminal domain-containing protein, with amino-acid sequence MVVRLTEENWAATRKYLRGTGDRFAELLTSAGSGTKATATWTVTDMAAHVATLARMYHQMVDPAGCDDPLAVTDDLVRSTIVDTVDTANEELLRLFPERDPGVLADVLLRDVDRLLTATRDADPAMALPWLGGSHVPLGGLLAHLLNELQIHGRDIARPLRRRWDVPPQEAAPFFEMFLVGVTEYGYGRLLEGHGPAPTGRITVEFRSDHTAPVVMAMTDGFVTVEEPGDRPDVRLFFDPTALNLMLFGRIGRARTVLSRKIVIRGRRPWVLPAFLRIVRLPS; translated from the coding sequence ATGGTGGTTCGGCTCACGGAAGAGAACTGGGCGGCGACCCGGAAGTATCTGCGCGGGACCGGTGACCGGTTCGCCGAGTTACTGACCTCGGCCGGATCCGGGACGAAGGCCACCGCGACCTGGACGGTGACCGATATGGCGGCGCATGTCGCCACCCTCGCGCGGATGTATCACCAGATGGTCGATCCCGCCGGTTGCGACGATCCGCTGGCCGTGACCGACGACCTCGTCCGGAGCACGATCGTCGATACGGTCGACACCGCGAACGAGGAATTGCTGCGCCTTTTCCCCGAGCGCGATCCAGGGGTCCTCGCGGACGTCCTGCTCCGCGATGTCGACCGCCTTCTGACGGCGACGCGGGACGCCGATCCCGCGATGGCGCTGCCCTGGCTGGGCGGCTCGCACGTCCCGCTCGGCGGGCTCCTGGCGCACCTGCTCAACGAGCTCCAGATCCACGGCCGCGACATCGCCCGGCCCCTGCGCAGGCGCTGGGACGTCCCGCCTCAGGAGGCGGCCCCGTTCTTCGAGATGTTCCTCGTCGGGGTGACCGAGTACGGGTACGGGCGGCTGCTGGAGGGCCACGGCCCCGCGCCGACCGGACGGATCACCGTCGAGTTCCGCTCCGATCACACCGCCCCAGTGGTGATGGCGATGACCGACGGGTTCGTCACCGTGGAAGAGCCCGGCGACCGTCCCGACGTGCGGCTGTTCTTCGACCCGACGGCGCTCAACCTGATGCTTTTCGGACGGATCGGCAGGGCGCGGACCGTGCTGAGCAGGAAGATTGTCATTCGGGGGCGGCGGCCCTGGGTGCTTCCCGCATTCCTCCGGATCGTGCGTCTTCCCTCGTGA
- a CDS encoding TIGR03086 family metal-binding protein — protein sequence MREATGASAPLRSNARILERSIGFLLTAVQPVTRPMLTRPTPCAAWDLTMLLLHVGDSLAAVHEGLAGGRVGLRPVAVDPADDPVSALRVRAARVLRHAMAFPGCADRDAGTAAIGDLCLPGELVAGAGALEAAVHGWDVAQATGAGQPIPPDLAADLLDVSRALAPPCGRLPLFGEPLDPGPHASPGDRLVAFLGRRPAG from the coding sequence ATGCGTGAGGCGACCGGCGCATCGGCGCCCCTCCGATCGAACGCGCGCATCCTGGAGCGCTCGATCGGCTTTCTCCTGACCGCCGTCCAGCCCGTCACGCGGCCGATGCTCACCCGTCCGACACCCTGCGCGGCCTGGGATCTCACCATGCTGCTCCTGCACGTCGGCGACTCCCTCGCGGCGGTGCACGAGGGCCTGGCGGGAGGCCGGGTCGGCCTACGCCCGGTCGCGGTCGACCCGGCCGACGACCCGGTGTCGGCACTGCGCGTCCGCGCCGCCCGCGTGCTCCGCCACGCCATGGCCTTCCCCGGCTGCGCCGACCGCGACGCGGGGACGGCGGCGATCGGCGACCTGTGCCTGCCCGGCGAGCTGGTGGCCGGCGCGGGCGCCCTGGAAGCGGCCGTGCACGGCTGGGACGTCGCGCAGGCGACGGGCGCGGGGCAGCCCATTCCTCCGGACCTGGCCGCCGATCTCCTGGACGTGTCGAGGGCGCTGGCGCCGCCGTGCGGGCGCCTGCCGCTGTTCGGCGAGCCGCTGGATCCCGGCCCGCACGCGTCGCCCGGCGACCGTCTCGTCGCCTTCCTCGGCCGCCGTCCGGCGGGCTGA
- a CDS encoding GNAT family N-acetyltransferase: MKQLDVRTVARIHAVLDDVRIRPYGVTDRDRLRRMSDRLSAASLYTRFFSGTPRIPDHYVRLLEGLDHWHREALVALDRDEILGIAEYARDAARPWRADLAVLVADPWQRRGLGSALVGCLSELAGRRGITDFDADVILTNRQALLFVRNGWPAARSTRDGGSAHFRLPLPVPA, encoded by the coding sequence GTGAAGCAACTCGATGTGCGCACCGTCGCCCGCATCCACGCCGTGCTCGACGACGTCCGGATCCGCCCGTACGGCGTCACCGACCGCGACCGCCTCCGCCGGATGTCGGACCGGCTGTCGGCCGCCAGCCTCTACACGCGCTTCTTCTCCGGCACGCCCCGCATCCCCGACCACTACGTCCGCCTTCTGGAGGGCCTCGACCACTGGCACCGCGAGGCCCTCGTCGCGCTCGACCGGGACGAGATCCTCGGCATCGCCGAGTACGCCCGCGACGCGGCACGACCCTGGCGGGCCGACCTCGCCGTCCTGGTCGCCGACCCCTGGCAGCGCCGGGGCCTCGGCAGCGCCCTCGTCGGCTGCCTGTCCGAACTCGCCGGGCGGCGCGGCATCACCGATTTCGACGCGGACGTCATCCTCACCAACCGGCAGGCGCTCCTGTTCGTCCGGAACGGCTGGCCGGCGGCCCGCTCCACGAGGGACGGCGGGTCCGCCCACTTCCGCCTGCCGCTCCCCGTGCCCGCCTGA
- a CDS encoding DUF3151 domain-containing protein — MTGMTQNLLGGPAPTELPDNVEARTALEEGVDPFEVAARHPDHPGAWAELADRSFAKGSVIDSYAFARTGYHRGLDQLRRAGWKGHGPIPWEHEPNRGFLRALHALARAAAAIGEESEAERCKTFLRDSSAEAADALNGS; from the coding sequence ATGACCGGCATGACCCAGAACCTGCTCGGCGGCCCCGCTCCGACCGAACTTCCGGACAACGTCGAGGCCCGGACGGCCCTGGAGGAGGGCGTCGACCCGTTCGAGGTCGCCGCGCGCCACCCGGACCACCCGGGCGCGTGGGCCGAGCTGGCCGACCGCTCCTTCGCCAAGGGCAGCGTCATCGACTCCTACGCGTTCGCCCGCACCGGCTACCACCGCGGGCTGGACCAGCTGCGCCGGGCGGGCTGGAAGGGCCACGGCCCCATCCCCTGGGAGCACGAGCCGAACCGCGGCTTCCTGCGCGCCCTCCACGCCCTCGCCCGGGCCGCCGCCGCCATCGGCGAGGAGTCCGAGGCCGAGCGCTGCAAGACGTTCCTCCGCGACAGCAGCGCCGAGGCCGCCGACGCCCTCAACGGCTCCTGA
- a CDS encoding FAD/NAD(P)-binding protein gives MDIAIIGAGAAAVALLDALDPSDIRSVTVFDPATPPWHGRPYQPDLDSVLVNAPPEIMSIRWGDREHYARWLDGDAPAGTHLDERLGRPIPPRAVYGRYLVDTAEAALARFARTEVVDAAVTGVSLADRPTVRTADGRRYTADRVVLCVGGGAPRDGYGLAGAPGFVADPYPLRRTLADVPPRSDVAVIGTGLTAVDIVASLAARGHTGRISMVSRSGTLPFVWQRPVPTGLRYLAPDRLRSLEGPIGLAEFTDLIRRELADHGESWDALAAWIASAWERGPEASLREQLALVDAPQLGRRIVQEAAHTAGPIAWRLLRARDRERLRGRHFRTITSVASPMVPRNAALLLELFEAGALEVLPGIEKIEAGSGFEITHAAGVRAADIVINAVNPPPHAVPRAAEPLVSSLLAEGAVLDPDGGLAVDPGTGRVLAGGRPDRRLHVAGDLAGGGPFLVSGIPGVAAQASRAARSIGGVRSR, from the coding sequence ATGGACATCGCGATCATCGGGGCGGGTGCGGCGGCCGTCGCGCTGCTGGACGCCCTCGACCCCTCGGACATCCGGTCCGTCACCGTCTTCGACCCTGCGACGCCGCCGTGGCACGGCCGTCCCTACCAGCCGGACCTGGACTCCGTGCTCGTCAACGCCCCGCCGGAGATCATGTCGATCCGGTGGGGGGACCGGGAGCATTACGCGCGCTGGCTGGACGGGGACGCGCCCGCCGGGACCCACCTCGACGAGCGGCTCGGCCGCCCGATCCCGCCGCGCGCCGTGTACGGGCGGTACCTGGTGGACACGGCGGAGGCCGCGCTCGCCCGGTTCGCCCGGACGGAGGTCGTCGACGCGGCCGTGACAGGAGTGTCCCTCGCAGACCGCCCAACCGTGCGAACGGCGGACGGACGCCGGTACACCGCCGACCGCGTCGTCCTGTGCGTCGGCGGGGGCGCTCCCCGCGACGGCTACGGGCTGGCGGGCGCGCCCGGCTTCGTCGCCGACCCGTATCCACTGCGGCGGACCCTCGCGGACGTCCCGCCCCGAAGTGATGTGGCGGTCATCGGGACGGGCCTGACCGCGGTCGACATCGTGGCGTCACTGGCCGCGCGCGGGCACACCGGCAGGATCAGCATGGTGTCGCGGAGCGGGACGCTCCCGTTCGTCTGGCAGCGTCCCGTTCCGACCGGCCTCCGGTATCTGGCGCCCGACCGCCTGCGGTCCCTGGAGGGGCCGATCGGGCTGGCGGAGTTCACCGACCTGATCCGCAGGGAGCTGGCAGATCACGGCGAGAGCTGGGACGCCCTCGCGGCCTGGATCGCTTCGGCATGGGAACGGGGCCCTGAGGCGAGCCTGCGCGAGCAGCTCGCCCTGGTGGACGCGCCGCAGCTCGGCCGCCGGATCGTTCAGGAGGCCGCGCACACCGCCGGTCCGATCGCGTGGCGGCTGCTGCGGGCACGTGACCGGGAGCGGCTCCGCGGCCGCCACTTCCGGACGATCACGAGCGTGGCCTCGCCGATGGTGCCCCGCAACGCCGCGCTGCTGCTGGAGCTGTTCGAGGCGGGGGCGCTGGAGGTGCTGCCCGGGATCGAGAAGATCGAGGCGGGGTCCGGATTCGAGATCACGCACGCGGCGGGCGTCCGCGCCGCCGACATCGTGATCAACGCGGTCAACCCGCCGCCGCACGCGGTCCCCCGGGCGGCCGAGCCGCTCGTCTCGTCCCTGCTGGCCGAGGGCGCGGTGCTGGACCCGGACGGCGGCCTCGCCGTCGACCCCGGCACGGGACGGGTCCTCGCCGGAGGTCGTCCCGATCGTCGACTGCACGTGGCCGGCGACCTCGCCGGCGGAGGCCCGTTCCTGGTGTCGGGCATCCCCGGCGTCGCCGCCCAGGCGTCCCGGGCGGCGCGCTCGATCGGTGGCGTCAGGAGCCGTTGA